One genomic segment of Brassica napus cultivar Da-Ae chromosome A3, Da-Ae, whole genome shotgun sequence includes these proteins:
- the LOC106438384 gene encoding cytochrome P450 711A1 — MKTQHLWWEVLDLFLVQNKAVVPFLSFIAVVVIVLYLYRPSWSVLNVPGPTAMPLVGHLPMLAKYGPDVFSVLAKHYGPIFRFQMGRQPLIVVAEAELCREVGIKKFKDIPNRSIPSPISASPLHQKGLFFTRDKRWSKMRNTILSLYQPSHLTSLIPTMQNFITRATHNLDSEPEDIVISNLFLKLTTDIIGQAAFGVDFGLSGKKTIKEDSADSSNVEVTDFINQHVYSTTQLKMDLSGSVSIILGLLIPILQEPFRQILKRIPGTMDWRVEKANTRLSGQLNEIVSKRAKERDTDSKDFLSLILKARELDSFAKSIFTPDYISAVTYEHLLAGSATTAFTLSSVLYLVSGHLEVEKRLLQEIDEFGGRDLIPTSHDLKYKFPYLDQVIKEAMRFYMVSPLVARETAKEVEIGGYLLPKGTWVWLALGVLAKDPKNFPDPEKFKPERFYPNGEEEKLRHPYAFIPFGIGPRACVGQRFALQEIKLTLLHLYRNYIFRHSPDMEKPLQLDYGVILSFKNGVKLRAIKRF, encoded by the exons ATGAAGACGCAACATTTATGGTGGGAAGTTCTTGATCTATTCTTGGTACAAAACAAAGCTGTTGTTCCATTCTTGAGTTTTATAGCGGTTGTGGTTATTGTCCTCTACTTGTACCGACCTTCCTGGTCCGTACTCAATGTCCCCGGTCCAACCGCTATGCCTCTTGTTGGCCACTTGCCCATGCTGGCTAAGTACGGCCCTGACGTCTTCTCCGTTCTTGCCAAGCACTATGGCCCTATCTTCAG ATTTCAGATGGGGAGGCAACCATTGATAGTAGTTGCAGAAGCAGAGCTTTGCAGAGAAGTAGGGATAAAAAAGTTCAAAGATATTCCGAACAGAAGTATTCCTTCTccaatctcagcctctcctCTTCACCAGAAAGGTCTCTTCTTCACCAG GGACAAGAGATGGTCTAAGATGAGAAACACCATCTTATCTCTCTACCAGCCTTCACATTTGACAAGTCTTATCCCAACAATGCAAAATTTCATCACTCGTGCTACTCATAACCTTGACTCTGAACCAGAAGATATcgtaatctccaatctcttccTCAAGCTAACCACAGATATCATCGGACAAGCTGCTTTTGGAGTGGATTTCGGCCTCTCgggtaaaaaaacaattaaagaaGATTCAGCAGATAGCAGCAATGTAGAGGTTACTGATTTCATAAACCAGCATGTGTACTCCACAACACAGCTCAAGATGGATTTGTCTGGCTCAGTCTCCATCATCTTAGGCTTACTGATTCCCATCTTACAAGAGCCGTTCAGGCAGATTTTGAAGAGAATACCAGGAACTATGGACTGGAGAGTGGAGAAGGCTAACACGAGACTTAGTGGACAACTCAATGAGATTGTGTCAAAGCGAGCCAAGGAGAGAGATACTGACTCAAAAGATTTCTTGTCATTGATTTTGAAAGCTAGAGAGTTGGACTCTTTTGCCAAGAGCATCTTTACCCCTGATTATATTAGCGCTGTGACTTATGAGCATCTTCTTGCTGGCTCCGCCACCACTGCTTTCACCTTATCCTCTGTTCTCTACTTAGTATCTGGTCATCTTGAAGTTGAGAAACGTCTGCTTCAAGAGATTGACGAGTTTGGAGGACGTGATCTGATCCCAACTTCCCATGATCTAAAATACAAGTTTCCATACCTTGATCAG GTCATCAAAGAGGCTATGAGATTCTACATGGTTTCCCCATTGGTTGCAAGGGAAACAGCAAAAGAAGTGGAGATAGGAGGTTACCTACTTCCCAAG GGGACATGGGTTTGGTTGGCACTAGGAGTTCTAGCAAAGGACCCCAAAAACTTTCCAGATCCAGAAAAGTTCAAGCCGGAGAGATTTTATCCTAACGGAGAAGAGGAGAAACTTAGACATCCATATGCTTTCATCCCGTTTGGCATTGGTCCACGAGCCTGTGTTGGACAAAGATTTGCCCTGCAAGAGATCAAACTCACCTTGTTGCATCTCTACCGTAATTACATTTTTAGACATTCTCCAGATATGGAGAAACCACTGCAGCTTGATTATGGTGTAATCCTCAGCTTCAAGAATGGTGTTAAGCTCAGAGCCATCAAAAGATTCTAA
- the LOC106443703 gene encoding type III polyketide synthase C: MLATGRVAKQKEIAQSTRRVANQGKATVLALGKAFPSNVVSQENLVEEYLREIKCDDPSIKEKLQHLCKTTTVKTRYTVMSSETMQKYPELATEGSPTIKQRLEIANEAVVQMAYEASLACIKEWGRGVEDITHLVYVSSSEFRLPGGDLYLSAQLGLSNEVQRVMFYFLGCYGGVSGMRVAKDIAENNPGSRVLLTTSETMVLGFRPPNKARPYDLVGAALFGDGAAALIIGADPTESESPFMELHYALQQFLPGTQGVIDGRLSEEGISFKLGRELPQKIEDNIEEFCKKLVAKAGSGSLELNDLFWAVHPGGPAILNGLETKLKLKPEKLECSRQALVDYGNASSNTIFYIMDKVRDELEKKGRSGEEWGLGLAFGPGITFEGFLMRSL; the protein is encoded by the exons ATGTTGGCCACCGGAAGGGTAGCAAAACAAAAGGAAATAGCCCAAAGTACAAGACGTGTTGCCAATCAAGGAAAGGCAACTGTGCTTGCTCTCGGTAAGGCCTTCCCCAGCAATGTAGTCTCTCAAGAGAATCTCGTGGAGGAGTATCTCCGTGAAATAAAATGCGATGACCCCTCTATCAAAGAGAAGCTGCAACACTTGT GTAAAACCACAACTGTGAAGACACGCTACACCGTCATGTCTAGCGAGACGATGCAAAAATACCCTGAGCTAGCAACCGAAGGTTCCCCAACCATCAAACAGAGGCTTGAGATCGCAAACGAGGCGGTTGTGCAGATGGCATATGAAGCGAGCTTGGCTTGCATCAAGGAATGGGGAAGGGGAGTGGAAGATATCACTCATCTTGTCTATGTTTCCTCCAGTGAGTTCCGTTTGCCCGGGGGTGACCTTTACCTCTCGGCACAACTGGGACTTAGCAACGAGGTGCAGAGGGTGATGTTTTATTTTCTGGGATGCTACGGAGGTGTGAGTGGGATGCGCGTGGCCAAGGACATTGCTGAGAACAACCCGGGGAGCCGGGTGCTGCTCACCACCTCCGAGACTATGGTTCTTGGGTTCCGTCCCCCCAACAAAGCTCGCCCTTACGACTTAGTCGGGGCTGCTCTCTTTGGAGACGGAGCAGCTGCCCTGATCATCGGAGCAGACCCTACAGAGTCAGAAAGTCCCTTCATGGAGCTTCACTATGCGCTGCAGCAGTTCCTACCAGGAACGCAGGGGGTGATTGATGGGCGGTTGTCTGAGGAGGGCATAAGCTTCAAGCTAGGAAGAGAACTACCTCAGAAGATCGAAGATAACATAGAGGAGTTCTGCAAGAAGCTGGTGGCAAAGGCTGGCTCTGGTTCATTGGAGTTGAATGACCTGTTCTGGGCCGTTCATCCCGGTGGACCGGCCATCCTGAACGGGCTAGAGACGAAACTGAAGCTGAAACCAGAGAAGTTGGAATGCAGCAGACAGGCGTTGGTGGATTATGGGAACGCAAGCAGCAACACCATCTTCTACATAATGGACAAAGTAAGAGATGAGCTTGAGAAGAAAGGCAGAAGTGGAGAAGAGTGGGGTCTGGGTTTAGCCTTCGGACCGGGAATTACATTCGAGGGATTTCTCATGAGGAGCCTCTAA
- the LOC106438383 gene encoding transcription factor UNE10-like, which produces MSQRVPNYHIDDTPAATVRSTKAADIPMLDYEVAELTWENGQLGLHGLCPPRVPAPLKYSTGAGGTLESIVDQATRFHNPKPTDELVPSFHHRYSRVGMDALVPEQQSQPATGVGSCSDGHPMDGGKRVRVAPEWSASGSQRLTIDTYSFTSTSLDDNSSSGGKPFTKTTNIDDHDSVCHSRLQVEEEEEEKHTGRKSSASTKRSRAAAIHNQSERKRRDKINQRMKTLQKLVPNSSKTDKASMLDEVIEYLKQLQAQVCMMSRMNMPSMMLPMSMQQQQQQLQLNLMSSSMGLGLRMGMPGLGLVDLSSMNRAATAMAPNIHANMMQNPFVPMTSTSWDASSSTDPRFQSPLIPDPMSAFLACSSQPTTMEAYSRMAALYQQMQQQLPPSNPK; this is translated from the exons ATGAGCCAGCGTGTTCCAAACTACCACATCGATGATACTCCGGCGGCCACCGTCCGCTCCACTAAAGCTGCAGATATCCCCAT GCTAGACTATGAGGTAGCCGAGCTGACGTGGGAGAACGGGCAACTAGGGTTGCACGGGTTATGTCCACCGCGGGTGCCTGCTCCGTTAAAATACTCCACTGGCGCCGGTGGAACGTTGGAGTCAATAGTGGACCAAGCTACTCGCTTCCATAACCCTAAGCCCACCGATGAGCTTGTCCCATCGTTCCACCACCGCTATTCCAGGGTCGGCATGGACGCGCTTGTCCCCGAGCAGCAGAGCCAGCCCGCCACCGGCGTGGGCTCGTGTAGCGATGGTCATCCCATGGATGGTGGGAAACGAGTCAGAGTGGCGCCCGAGTGGAGCGCGAGCGGGAGCCAGCGCCTGACCATTGACACCTACAGCTTCACCTCAACATCGCTGGATGATAACTCCAGCTCCGGCGGGAAGCCTTTCACCAAAACCACCAACATCGACGATCATGACTCCGTCTGCCACAGCCGCCTACAG gtggaggaagaagaagaagaaaagcacACGGGAAGAAAATCATCAGCTTCAACCAAGAGAAGCAGAGCCGCTGCTATTCACAACCAATCCGAACGT AAGAGGAGAGATAAGATCAATCAAAGGATGAAGACGTTGCAGAAACTAGTTCCCAATTCCAGCAAG ACGGATAAAGCGTCCATGTTGGATGAAGTGATAGAGTACTTGAAGCAACTCCAAGCACAAGTGTGCATGATGAGCAGAATGAACATGCCCTCCATGATGCTTCCCATGTCCatgcagcagcaacaacaacaacttcaaCTAAATCTCATGTCCAGTTCCATGGGCTTAGGGCTTCGCATGGGGATGCCCGGTCTAGGTCTTGTCGACCTTAGTTCTATGAACCGAGCTGCTACTGCAATGGCTCCTAATATCCATGCCAACATGATGCAGAACCCATTCGTGCCCATGACTTCTACATCATGGGATGCCTCCTCTTCCACTGACCCTCGATTTCAGTCTCCTCTTATCCCCGATCCTATGTCAGCCTTTCTTGCATGCTCCTCGCAG CCAACGACGATGGAAGCATATAGTAGGATGGCTGCGTTATATCAGCAAATGCAGCAACAACTTCCTCCTTCAAATCcaaaatga